A stretch of DNA from Pseudomonadota bacterium:
CTTTCCAAGCTCGCCAATGCTTCGCTTTTGCGGGTGCGAAAGCAGGGGCGGCACAAATATTTCAGCCTTGCAAGTGAGGACGTCGCCCACGTCTTAGAGGGGTTGATGGGCCTTGCGGCTGGAGCAGGGCATCTTCGCAAGCGAACCGGCCCAAAAGACGCCGCGCTGCGCCGAGCCCGGGTCTGCTACAATCATTTGGCCGGCGATATGGGGACGCAGATGTTCGACAGCATGATTGCTCGCGAGCATCTTATCATCGTGGCTGGAGAATTGGCGTTGACGGAAGCCGGGACGGCTTTTGTTCGTGAGTTTGGCATCGATATCGACCGGTTGCGGAATGCCCGGTCTCCGGTGTGCCGCGAGTGCTTGGACTGGAGTGAGCGCAGGTCGCATCTCGCAGGCAGTCTTGGCCGCGTTTTTCTTGCGAGGTTTGAAGAGCTCTCATGGGCCAAGCGAGAAGAGACGAGCCGCGTTGTGACGTTCTCAAAGCAGGGCGCAGATGCCTTCGCTGAACTTTTCGCGCTCTAGACGTCTGAACGCGCCAAGATGGCGGTGACATGCACCTGCGCCGCGTCGACCACAGGATAGTCAGTCGCTTCACCCTTGAAGGCTAGGAACAGGTCGGTGCCGCCAAGCAAGACCGCGTCGGCACCATTTGCAGCTAGCTCTTGAGCAGCGTTCACGAAAACCGTTCGTTGTTCATCGGTGTATACGCCGGTTCGCGCCAACTCCGCATAGGCTTCGCCGACACGCGATAATTGCTCTCCCGCGGGCACGATGAGCTCGGTTGAGGTCACCTTGCCGAACAGTCGGCTTTCCATCGCCAGCCGATTGCCAAGTAGTCCAACGCGCTGGTAGCCAAGCTTTGAGAGGTGAGCGTCTATGCTGTCCAGTATGCTCACCACCGGAAGCGACGCGTGGTCCAAAAGCTCGTCGATGCAAAAATGGCCCGCGACGGATGTGACCGCGGCGACCGTCG
This window harbors:
- a CDS encoding winged helix-turn-helix domain-containing protein translates to MKEGPNIAHVAALIGDPARANMLTALMSGKALTASELAGEACVTMQTASSHLSKLANASLLRVRKQGRHKYFSLASEDVAHVLEGLMGLAAGAGHLRKRTGPKDAALRRARVCYNHLAGDMGTQMFDSMIAREHLIIVAGELALTEAGTAFVREFGIDIDRLRNARSPVCRECLDWSERRSHLAGSLGRVFLARFEELSWAKREETSRVVTFSKQGADAFAELFAL
- a CDS encoding aspartate/glutamate racemase family protein; translation: MHIGLIGGIGTAATEHYYRLITSASEGMRLTIDHAQLTLLSDNLKRGAAKEHAAVFADHIDCLRAAGATVAAVTSVAGHFCIDELLDHASLPVVSILDSIDAHLSKLGYQRVGLLGNRLAMESRLFGKVTSTELIVPAGEQLSRVGEAYAELARTGVYTDEQRTVFVNAAQELAANGADAVLLGGTDLFLAFKGEATDYPVVDAAQVHVTAILARSDV